caaaagcccatacaaagatcttcatatcttccgcaccctaactccattttcaaagccttttcgagtcacgaatagaaaaaattaatccggacaaaaatgcgtctcacgctaacagtcaaaaaagcctccgaaatagcctcaaaattgattttaatacgagtaaaaagcaaagcacaaaacgaagaaaaaaagaaataaatgcaagaacatgtgaagcaaagcgtcaaaaacgaccgcccagaaatcattttcagcgcccagggctgggcgccaaaatctttgacgccccagcctgggcgttgaaactctctgcttgccTAACttattttcagaagtgctcgtcatcttatccgcacataacggaaaaataacgaacacttggggggtacagcacgtatccagatatgcgtaccaaaaaatataaccgtacaaaaaaaaacaatggaATTTGACCTTTATAtgcggcttacggcaaaaaaaaaattaaaaaaaaaaaaaaaaaaacagcagacGAAATTAATGAtgtacttcactcatttgaccgattaaataatatgtttccacctcagggcatatctattaaaatccggcatcctagaatttattctagctagaactacgcgcgacctgattctaacaaagatacgtaggcaatcctatttatggattcggtccaattaaatagcaaaatatatatacattgtgcaaaaatgttagacatatataaaatataaaaaaaagggggagaagcaaaaacgaaagtaaaaaataaaatacgcctttattaaaaaataataagaaggaaaacaaaagttcTAAAagggaaaaaacaaacacaactggaataaacaaagggcacctacaccctagcaggaactacactactctagctcttccggatcatcaaataaagtcttgtagagggcaaggtttgcaggatccacccccacagtcttctgcgctgcccctatatcaatctccataaggaccggctcctggacactaacttccaaagatgccaagacttcagaaacattctcagttatagcccgctcagcctcaagggcacagacaatggtgggagaaggatcatcaacatcaactagattagtcactgtttctacagacggctgagccttcctaacccatacattgttccggcgacgatctccgcgagagcttgcatttcttttagcaacggcaggccccttcatgttaggcatcttcttaggcctagaactggaacggggaggaacttcatttcgctttcgatcaggacgagctttcacagtcttaataccatgggtgcgaagattggcagaatcacggccctcatatctaacccgaatacgaggtatcaaaagctcagccgactccccatttcgagcctcggtcctcacagctttatcatcggagctcatccacaacttgtagttttcagaaagacccacaaagccatttgtagctacggcccaacgcgggagaccatcataacacttagcccacgcttgaacccgtgcttgtgaaaaggccgctactttaggtggtactgtatcagaaaaggggatagtctgccttaagccgtattggcgcatgactcggtaaggaaagatataaatgggacgggatagccccaacaaagaaacataaaccgatacatcagaaccccccgtcatagtagtcaaaccccaccacggtaccacccatttaatagaacagataccatgagtaaaaaaggaggcccactcggcctcgtcctggcctcggtgcaaacacttccggttacccaaggctatagggcgataatgtttaggatcggcaggaatttctaagagcctaagtcgttccatgagccaaatctgcaaaaaacgggtacgatcagatcaaaaaataataagtaaacaaacgaagcctggggcgcagtttcaacgcccaggaccaggcgccgaaaattctgacgcccagccctgggcgctgaaactcagctccaggcaggacgagtaaaaaagaatgcaaaaaaaacatgcgcaaggaaaagatcgattacctgcagcaatagggggctccccttaaaatattcagatttggcatccttcttcagttcatccgcactcagcaaagtctcggcaacaaccaacggcataatagaatagcaactttccatctggctaatcaaggggatcaaccttatgtcaccgaactcaccattgttattcgacagcaaataatgattcaacaagcaaaatataagggctcgaatgttcaatttttgttcggttatatttttactaggtctaaagtgatgttttacaagctttgccaaattaacctcatcacctacaacaatctcagcaagcatgttagcatctagtcctaggaaagcccctatggttgttttatcctcttcaatggtgccaggggtggcaggagtagcattagtaggataaccgaggatcgcggcaaattcatctggcaaaggacatatttcgtcgccccgaaagacaaaaacatgatgatcggaatcccaaaagcttagggctgcatgcagaaagttataatcaatattaatttgttgtaagcctaaaagtgcctctaagtggtattctttcaacaaagccttttctgtaggagtaagggctcgtagccagcGCCTAATagctcgttggagtgagaagggaggaatcgacatgacaaaatcAAGGAGAGATTAAGACTAAGCAACTgcaagagagaagaaaattgagagtgatagaaaatagggacgtatctagcccctatatatagctgaagacatcaagtgacatcctgatctcattcggaaacgcgttaagaaatctgaaaaccaaaaatcgccaggagaggactttcagcgcccacggctgggcgccgaaataattaacgccctgccttgggcgctgaatatgcagcccaaggcccagatttcacaaaacgcggaacaggaaaggacgtaaaaccgtgttgctagacacgaggccctattgcaattaagatcaagcccaaaagcacctttagcacccaaatatcaaaaaagattgttaaaacttggtcaaaacttagactcgtctcaaggaatatatgtgtacacttttcaaaacaaatatgagcgaaataaatatcaaggtcattcttcgaaacaccaaaaaaatattgttaagtcgttggtttctcaaaataaaaaatatttgtttgtcaaaagattaaatccgggccaagctaaaccggatattattggaaaataaactttgtcgccaggaaactgaagtcgcactccacgacctcaccaaaatagcacaccactataaaggccgctcgcacatacgagcacgaccccaaacatgattaaaggacgttataaaatacgtacctctcttggcgaaaaatgaccgacgagcccaagtgcttgggggctcgcgaaaaaatatatgctccaacaaagagtgtgcggagtcaaaatcatattcccggactacgctacacgcagtcccgtgtttggataaactCAAAAGAACCGgtttcgacctcagagaaaggtcgccgttaacacttgtacatggtcctccgATCAAAGACAAAGTAGTGGCAAAAaccgagccgtaaagactagctcgaaACCATGAAcaaagatgaccacaagacaaaggtccgtctaaactcgttgtcaacccacattcaggttacaactaagtccgagcatccctcgaaagaattcgctcttgcaagaatgaataaaagaaattctcaaaagaaatcacgatgaacaaaaaagggaacttgcccatcttcagttggcaagatcgcgtcacgaaccacgcgagttcccaaattgaaaaaaaaacgaattcagggacgtccaccctcagcggacagggctcgcccaccctcagcgggcggggtctgcgtcactagccgcgcaggtcctcagttttcgaaaaataaagtcttcaaattcaaaataggctcgccatcttcagccggcggggtctacgtcacaaaccacgtaggtccttattttcaaaaagcacaaacaaatttcaaaatatattcgtccacttctatcggacggggtgtccacccttagcggacaggttcgccatctttagccggcggggtctacgtcacaaaccgcgtaggtccttattttcaaatttcaaaaacagattcgtccacttctatcggacggggtgtccacccttagcggacaggctcgccatctttagccggcggggtctgcgtcactaaccgcgcaggtccttagtcgctgcagcgataacttttttcggttttccctttttccaaaaattaaaaggattggttttccgtttttccaaaaaagaacgatgtgctggactttccttcgttttacgtcccataaaaacaagggggttttctcatttagctagccctgaaaatgagaatctttaaaaacatttttacctcgtggttgggcttggccaggcccaattacactttatagctttaatttcgaaaacatctgtagctactcccaatgacaaagtgagggagtttctacgcctctttagatacttccaatgacaaagtgagggagttttatACTAtctgttgacaaatcccaatgacacgtgagggatatgtcgacacttcaa
This Spinacia oleracea cultivar Varoflay chromosome 6, BTI_SOV_V1, whole genome shotgun sequence DNA region includes the following protein-coding sequences:
- the LOC130462520 gene encoding uncharacterized protein translates to MERLRLLEIPADPKHYRPIALGNRKCLHRGQDEAEWASFFTHGICSIKWVVPWWGLTTMTGGSDVSVYVSLLGLSRPIYIFPYRVMRQYGLRQTIPFSDTVPPKVAAFSQARVQAWAKCYDGLPRWAVATNGFVGLSENYKLWMSSDDKAVRTEARNGESAELLIPRIRVRYEGRDSANLRTHGIKTVKARPDRKRNEVPPRSSSRPKKMPNMKGPAVAKRNASSRGDRRRNNVWVRKAQPSVETVTNLVDVDDPSPTIVCALEAERAITENVSEVLASLEVSVQEPVLMEIDIGAAQKTVGVDPANLALYKTLFDDPEELE